One region of Pan paniscus chromosome 5, NHGRI_mPanPan1-v2.0_pri, whole genome shotgun sequence genomic DNA includes:
- the EGFL8 gene encoding epidermal growth factor-like protein 8 — MGSRAELCTLLGGFSFLLLLISGEGAKGGSLRESQGVCSKQTLVVPLRYNESYSQPVYKPYLTLCAGRRICSTYRTMYRVMWREVRREVQQTHAVCCQGWKKRHPGALTCEAICAKPCLNGGVCVRPDQCECAPGWGGKHCHVDVDECRTSITLCSHRCFNTAGSFTCGCPHDLVLSVDGRTCTEGSPEPPTSASILSVAVREAEKDERALKQEIHELRGRLERLEQWAGQAGAWVRAVLPVPPEELQPEQVAELWGRGDRIESLSDQVLLLEERLGACSCEDNSLGLGVNHR, encoded by the exons ATGGGGTCCAGGGCTGAGCTGTGCACTCTCTTAGGCGGATTCTCCTTCCTCCTGCTACTGATATCAGGCGAGGGGGCCAAGGGTGGATCCCTCAGAGAGAG TCAGGGAGTCTGCTCCAAGCAGACACTGGTGGTCCCGCTCCGCTACAACGAGTCCTACAGCCAACCAGTGTACAAGCCCTACCTGACCTTGTGCGCTGGGAGGCGCATCTGCAGCACTTACAG GACCATGTACCGCGTTATGTGGCGGGAGGTGAGGCGGGAGGTTCAGCAGACCCATGCAGTGTGCTGCCAGGGCTGGAAGAAGCGGCACCCGGGGGCGCTCACCTGTGAAG CCATCTGCGCCAAGCCTTGCCTGAACGGAGGCGTCTGCGTTAGGCCTGACCAGTGCGAGTGCGCTCCCGGCTGGGGAGGGAAGCACTGTCATGTGG ACGTGGATGAATGTAGGACCAGCATCACCCTCTGCTCGCACCGTTGTTTTAATACGGCAGGCAGCTTCACCTGCGGCTGCCCCCATGACCTAGTGCTAAGCGTGGACGGGCGCACCTGCACGGAGGGGTCCCCAGAGCCCCCAACCAGTGCCAGCATACTCAGCGTGGCCG TTCGGGAGGCGGAAAAAGATGAGCGCGCTCTGAAGCAGGAGATTCACGAGCTGCGAGGGCGCCTGGAGCGGCTGGAGCAG TGGGCCGGTCAGGCTGGGGCCTGGGTCAGAGCGGTGCTGCCCGTGCCGCCTGAAGAGCTGCAGCCAGAACAGGTGGCTGAGCTGTGGGGCCGGGGTGACCGGATCGAATCTCTCAGCGACCAGGTGCTGCTGCTGGAGGAGAGGCTAGGTGCCT GCTCCTGTGAGGACAACAGCCTGGGCCTCGGCGTCAATCATCGATAA
- the AGPAT1 gene encoding 1-acyl-sn-glycerol-3-phosphate acyltransferase alpha, whose product MDLWPGAWMLLLLLFLLLLFLLPTLWFCSPSAKYFFKMAFYNGWILFLAVLAIPVCAVRGRNVENMKILRLMLLHIKYLYGIRVEVRGAHHFPPSQPYVVVSNHQSSLDLLGMMEVLPGRCVPIAKRELLWAGSAGLACWLAGVIFIDRKRTGDAISVMSEVAQTLLTQDVRVWVFPEGTRNHNGSMLPFKRGAFHLAVQAQVPIVPIVMSSYQDFYCKKERRFTSGQCQVRVLPPVPTEGLTPDDVPALADRVRHSMLTVFREISTDGRGGGDYLKKPGGGG is encoded by the exons ATGGATTTGTGGCCAGGGGCatggatgctgctgctgctgctcttcctgctgctgctctTCCTGCTGCCCACCCTGTGGTTCTGCAGCCCCAGTGCCAAGTACTTCTTCAAGATGGCCTTCTACAATGGCTGGATCCTCTTCCTGGCTGTGCTCGCCATCCCTGTGTGTGCCGTGCGAGGACGCAACGTCGAGAACATGAA GATCTTGCGTCTAATGCTGCTCCACATCAAATACCTGTACGGGATCCGAGTGGAGGTGCGAGGGGCTCACCACTTCCCTCCCTCGCAGCCCTATGTTGTTGTCTCCAACCACCAGAGCTCTCTCGATCTGCTTG GGATGATGGAGGTACTGCCAGGCCGCTGTGTGCCCATTGCCAAGCGCGAGCTACTGTGGGCTGGCTCTGCCGGGCTGGCCTGCTGGCTGGCAGGAGTCATCTTCATCGACCGGAAGCGCACGGGGGATGCCATCAGTGTCATGTCTGAGGTCGCCCAGACCCTGCTCACCCAGGAC GTGAGGGTCTGGGTGTTTCCTGAGGGAACGAGAAACCACAATGGCTCCATGCTGCCCTTCAAACGTGGCGCCTTCCATCTTGCAGTGCAGGCCCAG GTTCCCATTGTCCCCATAGTCATGTCCTCCTACCAAGACTTCTACTGCAAGAAGGAGCGTCGCTTCACCTCGG GACAATGTCAGGTGCGGGTGCTGCCCCCAGTGCCCACGGAAGGGCTGACACCAGATGACGTCCCAGCTCTGGCTGACAGAGTCCGGCACTCCATGCTCACTGTTTTCCGGGAAATCTCCACTGATGGCCGGGGTGGTGGTGACTATCTGAAGAAGCCTGGCGGGGGTGGGTGA
- the RNF5 gene encoding E3 ubiquitin-protein ligase RNF5 isoform X1, with translation MAAAEEEDGGPEGPNRERGGAGATFECNICLETAREAVVSVCGHLYCWPCLHQWLETRPERQECPVCKAGISREKVVPLYGRGSQKPQDPRLKTPPRPQGQRPAPESRGGFQPFGDTGGFHFSFGVGAFPFGFFTTVFNAHEPFRRGTGVDLGQGHPASSWQDSLFLFLAIFFFFWLLSI, from the exons ATGGCAGCAGCGGAGGAGGAGGACGGGGGCCCCGAAGGGCCAAATCGCgagcggggcggggcgggcgcgACCTTCGAATGTAATATATGTTTGGAGACTGCTCGGGAAGCTGTGGTCAGTGTGTGTGGCCACCTGTACTG TTGGCCATGTCTTCATCAG TGGCTGGAGACACGGCCAGAACGGCAAGAGTGTCCAGTATGTAAAGCTGGGATCAGCAGAGAGAAGGTTGTCCCGCTTTATGGGCGAGGGAGCCAGAAGCCCCAGGATCCCAG ATTAAAAACTCCACCCCGCCCCCAGGGCCAGAGACCAGCTCCAGAGAGCAGAGGG GGATTCCAGCCATTTGGTGATACCGGGGGCTTCCACTTCTCATTTGGTGTTGgtgcttttccctttggctttttCACCACCGTCTTCAATGCCCATGAGCCTTTCCGCCGGGGTACAG GTGTGGATCTGGGACAGGGTCACCCGGCCTCCAGCTGGCAGGATTCCCTCTTCCTGTTTCTCgccatcttcttctttttttggctgCTCAGTATTTGA
- the RNF5 gene encoding E3 ubiquitin-protein ligase RNF5 isoform X2, translating into MFGDCSGSCGQCVWPPVLWLETRPERQECPVCKAGISREKVVPLYGRGSQKPQDPRLKTPPRPQGQRPAPESRGGFQPFGDTGGFHFSFGVGAFPFGFFTTVFNAHEPFRRGTGVDLGQGHPASSWQDSLFLFLAIFFFFWLLSI; encoded by the exons ATGTTTGGAGACTGCTCGGGAAGCTGTGGTCAGTGTGTGTGGCCACCTGTACTG TGGCTGGAGACACGGCCAGAACGGCAAGAGTGTCCAGTATGTAAAGCTGGGATCAGCAGAGAGAAGGTTGTCCCGCTTTATGGGCGAGGGAGCCAGAAGCCCCAGGATCCCAG ATTAAAAACTCCACCCCGCCCCCAGGGCCAGAGACCAGCTCCAGAGAGCAGAGGG GGATTCCAGCCATTTGGTGATACCGGGGGCTTCCACTTCTCATTTGGTGTTGgtgcttttccctttggctttttCACCACCGTCTTCAATGCCCATGAGCCTTTCCGCCGGGGTACAG GTGTGGATCTGGGACAGGGTCACCCGGCCTCCAGCTGGCAGGATTCCCTCTTCCTGTTTCTCgccatcttcttctttttttggctgCTCAGTATTTGA